The sequence aactaatttatctCTTTTCAGAATTATTCAATGGAATGCCTAatgatttttctgaaaatctatAACATTATATAAAGATAATACGGATACCAATTCTTAGTGTAGACATTTCTTAACCCATTTTATCTTCAACTGGTAGTGATGTATTGTAACTCCACactcaaattttagttttctttttgaagTAGTGCTAccttgtaaattaattattctaaaaaaaaatgtggtgtCTGTCTTTCTGATAGTGTTTAGTAATGATGATATTTGTTTCACTCGCTTCTAGCAAATTTACCTTACTGGTACAGTTTTTATCAGTCGAATTATTTGAAGCGTGAAGGTTGACTTATCTCTTGTAACGTTTCACCATTGaatccatcatgcattcatgttCATGTGTCACTTGTACACCATTGaatccatcatgcattcatgttCATGTTCACTTGGGCAATATTATGacactaattttttgtttttgtttattgcaattcttaatttattttgggATTGGCTAGTGGATTTGTGTTGCCCGTCATAACAGAAAAAAACTGTACAGATATGTAGATGGATACTGCTAAGGAGCTCCTTTAAGCCAGATGTAATCTGCTATAATTTACTCATAGAAGCTTTTGGGCAAAAGCTTCTATACAAGGAGGCAGAATCCACCTATCTGCAGCTTCTTGAGGCTAGATGCATTCCTACCGAAGATACTTATGCCCTTCTTATAAAGGCCTACTGCATATCTGGGCTGCTAGAAAAAGCTGAAGCAGTCTTTGCCGAAATGCGAAATTATGGCCTTCCCTCAAGTATGTTTCTGAATTAACTTGTTCGTCCACACATgctgaaaaagaaatataatcaaAGATTGTGGATTTGACATGATAAGGTTGATATTGAAATGGGGCTTGTTATTctcaaaatgttaaaaaatttccAACTCTGATTTTGAGGACCTGGACAATGCAGGTAATCTTAGTATTTAAAACTCAAAGGACACTGCCAAATTACACTagtaatttatttcattattaatttatatacaacAAAAGCCATTTCATTGCTCTTTCCCCTGACTCCTCAAGGTTCATGGCTAAGTTAAACATGCTAACTAGATATGTTGCAGAAGTTCTATTATGTGTTGGTCACTTGTACAATATCAGAAATAGTTATTTTCATGTTGGTGGGAGACTAATTTCGATAAGGTTGCTGGCAGCCTTGGATAGTGAAAAGGTTATTGTGCCAACTTTTCTGTGCAATGACTTGGTGAATATCCAATTTTAGATTTCAAGCATTAAAGtagaaatatttgaattaaagtagaGAGAAAGAGGTATGGGACccacacataattttaaaattttctctccctttctctCATATTTATCCACAACCAAACACACACTAAGAGATGAGATGTTGGAGGAAGTGATAAGTTCACTGTGTCTGTATGTATCATGCTTTCAGCAACTTTGGTTTTCTTCTGCATTTAGTGGGGTTATTCCAACTTTACCCTGTAacttttttatgcaaaacttATATGTGCTTAAATTTAAGATAACTGGAAATTTGATCCTTTAAAATAGCTAACCATATATGAGAATGAATAATCCAGGTGCAGTTGTATACAATGCTTATATAAACGGATTAATGAAAGGAGGAAATTCTGACAAAGCAGAAGAGATTTTCAAAAGGATGAAGAAGGATGCCTGCAAGCCAACTACTGAAACTTATACCATGTTGATAAATTTATATGGAAAGGTGAGCTTACTAAGATTCTTTGTTTTCAGtctaaaattttactttttacattttctgtATGATTCTGATCTGATAGATTACAAAATAGGCATCAAATTTTGTAACTGTCTTCAACTAAACCAAATGTGTGTAATTGTTGCTGACCTTCACAACTagaaaaatgacaatttttCATGTCATAAAGGTTGACGCTTGGTTAGAGACAACATAATGTAGGATGAAATGGTTAGAAATAACGTGCAAATAATGAACAGATAGATTTAGCATGGAAAACTCTTGACAGTGCAGtcataacataataatatttgtaaaatttgaaatgtaTGCAGGCTGGTAAATCCTTTATGGCCTTAAAATTGTTCCATGAAATGATGAGCCATGATTGCAAACCTAATATTTGCACATATACTGCTCTGGTGAATGCATTTGCGAGAGAAGGACTATGTGAGAAAGCAGAGGAAGTGTTCGAGCAGATGCAAGAAGCTGGACTTGAACCTGATGTATATGCTTATAATGCCCTCATGGAAGCTTACAGGTTGTTAAGTAGGATGGCTTTTAATCTGTTTTACTCTATCCACTTCTCTTTTAGATAACCATGAATGCATGATATTTTAGATGTTCTTCAAAAGAAACCTAAGAAATGCTGTGGGCTTATACGATTAGATAAATGGTCATATCAAATAGGCTTTGTCACATTATTTGGATAGATGATTAAAAAAGTTCAGCTATAATGTGTTAGAAGGTTTAAAATAGGAGATTTAAGTGCTACCGTGCTAGGCTGATGGCCTTTTATAAAAGCTGTTTCTGTCTAATGTGCCTTGGGATTGGTTTACCTTTGCTGAGCTGATGTGTGTTCTAGTTCTGGCCATTCCATTTGTTTAGTGTTTTCTGTTATTAATCTAATGGTTTCATATCTAGGAAAAAATCAAGAATTTTCTTCTCCCAACAGTCGTGCAGGTTATCCTTACGGAGCTGCAGAAATTTTTTCACTAATGCAGCACATGGGATGTGAACCAGATAGAGCCTCATATAATATCTTGGTAGATGCATATGGGAAAGCAGGTTTTCAAGATGGTAATTACCTTCTCTTGGAAgttatgattttgttttgttaatcaaatgGTTTATAAGAAAATCTTATGAATTGATTCCAAAAATTTCTATTATCTTGTCTGCAATTAACATTACTTCAAATACCACCCCACCAAGAAAAAATCTCTATTTTTCAGCACATAAAAAAGGTCAAATCTCTAGAAGTTTGGTGCTAATTATTCAATTCTGAATTCTCAACTTCAAAATCTTGATCTGGGTTTGTACACTTAAAAGATACACTGAAGTGAGGATGCAGAAAATTTTGACACGTGATAACCATGATTCATGTTAATCCTCGAACTTCTTTCAAGTTATGTCTTATAAACTCTTTGGCTTTACACAAGTCAcactataaaaatattgacGAAGGAAGATAATTCTTGGTTCagtcaatttatattttttagtgtgCTTTTTGCCTCTTTATCTACTTTACTGGTCTGATACATGTTTTTTTCCCTTCACAACCTTATGAATGAAATTCAGATGCTGAAGCTGTTTTTAAAGATATGAAAAGAGTGGGAATAACACCAACAATGAAGTCCCACATGGTTCTTCTGTCTGCCTATTCCAAAATGGGCAGTGTGAATAAATGTGAGGAGATTCTTAACCAAATGTGTAAATCTGGTCTGAAACTAGACACTTATGTTCTCAACAGCAT comes from Glycine soja cultivar W05 chromosome 20, ASM419377v2, whole genome shotgun sequence and encodes:
- the LOC114401314 gene encoding pentatricopeptide repeat-containing protein At2g35130 isoform X1, which translates into the protein MLNSICTLSHTLIEPRACMNDSEWKANDSNSVALEKFKRDSVYIDKNGRLRNFNHKKVSRKKCGSLRGRGWKYGSGFVDGIFPVLSPTAQQILDYVEKGVESESIWGSLDMLPPTLDAWDDIFTVAVQLRMRKQWDSIISICRWILLRSSFKPDVICYNLLIEAFGQKLLYKEAESTYLQLLEARCIPTEDTYALLIKAYCISGLLEKAEAVFAEMRNYGLPSSAVVYNAYINGLMKGGNSDKAEEIFKRMKKDACKPTTETYTMLINLYGKAGKSFMALKLFHEMMSHDCKPNICTYTALVNAFAREGLCEKAEEVFEQMQEAGLEPDVYAYNALMEAYSRAGYPYGAAEIFSLMQHMGCEPDRASYNILVDAYGKAGFQDDAEAVFKDMKRVGITPTMKSHMVLLSAYSKMGSVNKCEEILNQMCKSGLKLDTYVLNSMLNLYGRLGQFGKMEEVLRVMEKGSYVADISTYNILINRYGQAGFIERMEDLFQLLPSKGLKPDVVTWTSRIGAYSKKKLYLKCLEIFEEMIDDGCYPDGGTAKVLLAACSNEDQTEQVTTVIRTMHKDMKTVLPV
- the LOC114401314 gene encoding pentatricopeptide repeat-containing protein At2g35130 isoform X2, which encodes MNDSEWKANDSNSVALEKFKRDSVYIDKNGRLRNFNHKKVSRKKCGSLRGRGWKYGSGFVDGIFPVLSPTAQQILDYVEKGVESESIWGSLDMLPPTLDAWDDIFTVAVQLRMRKQWDSIISICRWILLRSSFKPDVICYNLLIEAFGQKLLYKEAESTYLQLLEARCIPTEDTYALLIKAYCISGLLEKAEAVFAEMRNYGLPSSAVVYNAYINGLMKGGNSDKAEEIFKRMKKDACKPTTETYTMLINLYGKAGKSFMALKLFHEMMSHDCKPNICTYTALVNAFAREGLCEKAEEVFEQMQEAGLEPDVYAYNALMEAYSRAGYPYGAAEIFSLMQHMGCEPDRASYNILVDAYGKAGFQDDAEAVFKDMKRVGITPTMKSHMVLLSAYSKMGSVNKCEEILNQMCKSGLKLDTYVLNSMLNLYGRLGQFGKMEEVLRVMEKGSYVADISTYNILINRYGQAGFIERMEDLFQLLPSKGLKPDVVTWTSRIGAYSKKKLYLKCLEIFEEMIDDGCYPDGGTAKVLLAACSNEDQTEQVTTVIRTMHKDMKTVLPV